A single Paratractidigestivibacter faecalis DNA region contains:
- a CDS encoding AAA family ATPase, which translates to MRLLKVRVDGVELFRNQRLEIDFVATDRVPKDEEGNIADVSKLPKGSSLYTQNVMGIVGVNASGKTTALNVVRFVLGYMSGTYAIRRFATSSDRLGKLGDTFSVACVFYEEGKFYLIESRLRRVDDDLGSSRLRDASMAEAYVFDNEWLWSCSLPPIRMTRGLVTDIEAFKRASELVLVRNGSPDDEMTLDPRQRTFLGDSMSIVSIVTGRKSIPLEFPDRALPLISMPTPVLQAFDPSIEYLNWNVENQVFHLKFKNEAGERVVSDSVATSILSNGTILGAELVDRAISALKSGGYLIVDEIETGLNRSLVGTVIGLFASPVTNPRGATLLFSTHYSELLDALQRKDNVYVLVRDDAFKTEVVKYSDRIERIENKKSDVIINNVIKGSMPKYPDVQAMRSYVCEHVNG; encoded by the coding sequence ATGCGGCTACTTAAGGTAAGGGTCGACGGCGTCGAGCTATTTAGAAATCAGAGGCTCGAGATTGACTTTGTCGCAACCGACCGGGTTCCAAAGGATGAGGAGGGCAACATTGCGGATGTGTCCAAGTTGCCCAAGGGCTCGTCTCTCTACACTCAGAATGTTATGGGCATCGTCGGAGTCAATGCTTCCGGCAAGACCACCGCTCTCAACGTGGTGAGGTTTGTGCTTGGCTACATGTCTGGCACGTATGCCATTCGTCGCTTTGCGACTTCTTCGGACCGTCTTGGAAAGCTGGGGGATACGTTTTCCGTTGCATGCGTTTTCTACGAGGAGGGCAAGTTCTATCTCATAGAGTCGAGGCTTAGGCGGGTTGATGACGACCTGGGCTCTTCTCGTCTGAGGGACGCTTCTATGGCAGAGGCCTACGTGTTTGACAACGAGTGGCTGTGGTCTTGTTCGCTTCCCCCAATCAGGATGACCAGGGGCCTGGTTACGGACATCGAGGCCTTCAAGCGGGCGTCCGAGTTGGTGCTTGTCCGCAACGGCTCGCCTGACGACGAGATGACCCTGGATCCGAGGCAGAGGACCTTTTTGGGCGACAGCATGTCGATCGTCTCGATTGTCACGGGCAGAAAATCGATTCCGCTTGAGTTTCCCGACAGGGCCTTGCCCCTCATCAGCATGCCAACTCCCGTCCTGCAGGCCTTTGATCCGAGCATCGAGTACCTCAACTGGAACGTGGAAAACCAGGTGTTCCATCTCAAGTTCAAGAATGAGGCGGGGGAGCGAGTCGTCAGCGATTCCGTAGCCACCTCCATCCTCTCCAACGGAACCATTTTGGGTGCCGAGTTGGTTGACCGTGCTATCAGCGCGCTCAAGTCCGGTGGGTATCTCATTGTCGATGAGATCGAGACCGGCCTTAACCGCTCGCTCGTCGGCACGGTGATCGGGCTGTTTGCGTCGCCCGTCACCAACCCCCGTGGCGCTACGCTGCTGTTCTCTACGCACTACTCTGAGCTGCTTGACGCGCTGCAAAGAAAGGACAACGTCTACGTTCTGGTGCGTGACGATGCGTTCAAGACCGAGGTGGTGAAGTACTCTGACCGCATTGAGCGGATTGAGAATAAGAAGAGCGATGTAATCATTAACAATGTGATTAAGGGGTCGATGCCGAAGTATCCCGACGTCCAGGCGATGCGCAGCTACGTTTGCGAGCACGTCAATGGATAG
- the rfbB gene encoding dTDP-glucose 4,6-dehydratase, whose protein sequence is MTAVFEPHNVLVTGGCGFMGSNFVRYVAREHPNVHVTVLDKLTYAGNPANIAGLPPERVELVVGDVCDAELLADLVPGHDTVVHFAAETHNDNSIANPAPFLHTNVDGTFCLLEAVRRCGARYHHVSTDEVFGDLALDDPSRFTEGSPYRPSSPYSSSKAASDLLVRAWTRTYGLRATISNCSNNYGPCQHVEKFIPRQITNIIDGVRPKLYGTGRNVRDWVNVEDHSSAVWAILTRGQVGETYLIGADGERSNIDVLRMIMEAMGRDPNDFDHVPDRPGHDRRYAIDSSKLRRELGWRPAHADFAEGLRQAIDWYVANEPWWRPSKQAAEARYGRQGR, encoded by the coding sequence ATGACGGCCGTGTTTGAGCCACATAACGTCCTGGTCACGGGCGGCTGCGGGTTCATGGGCAGCAACTTTGTGCGCTATGTGGCGCGAGAGCACCCCAACGTGCACGTTACGGTGCTGGACAAGCTCACCTACGCCGGAAATCCCGCCAACATCGCGGGCCTGCCGCCCGAGCGTGTGGAGCTTGTGGTGGGCGACGTCTGCGACGCCGAGCTCCTGGCAGATCTGGTTCCCGGGCATGACACCGTCGTGCACTTTGCGGCCGAGACGCACAATGACAACTCCATCGCGAATCCGGCGCCATTCCTGCATACCAACGTCGACGGCACGTTTTGCCTGCTCGAGGCCGTGCGCAGGTGCGGCGCGCGCTACCACCACGTAAGCACGGACGAGGTCTTTGGCGACCTCGCCCTTGACGACCCGTCCCGCTTCACCGAAGGCTCTCCCTACCGGCCGAGCTCCCCGTACAGCTCCAGCAAGGCCGCTTCCGACCTGCTGGTCCGCGCCTGGACGCGCACCTACGGCCTGCGTGCAACAATCTCAAACTGTTCCAACAACTATGGCCCCTGCCAGCATGTGGAAAAGTTCATCCCACGGCAGATCACCAACATCATTGATGGAGTCAGGCCCAAGCTCTACGGCACCGGGCGCAACGTCCGCGACTGGGTCAACGTCGAGGACCACTCCAGCGCCGTCTGGGCCATCTTGACTCGCGGCCAGGTTGGGGAGACCTACCTCATCGGCGCCGACGGCGAGCGCAGCAACATCGACGTGCTGCGGATGATCATGGAGGCCATGGGCCGCGACCCCAACGACTTCGACCACGTGCCCGACCGTCCCGGCCACGACCGCCGCTACGCCATTGACTCCTCGAAGCTCCGTCGCGAGCTTGGCTGGCGTCCCGCCCACGCGGACTTTGCCGAGGGCCTTCGCCAGGCCATCGACTGGTACGTGGCCAACGAGCCCTGGTGGCGCCCCTCCAAGCAGGCGGCCGAAGCGCGCTATGGGCGGCAGGGTCGGTAG
- a CDS encoding DUF4393 domain-containing protein, whose protein sequence is MNDETTKELARQTSGVLEKAYDDALHPSAVSIGDTASLIPRTVGVLLGRWKVWVVNGERSIDLAISQVAERLEGVPEERLCEPAPNVVVPAIQQLSYSYDSAELRRLYVNLLAASMDRERRGGAHPSFVNLIGQMTPDEAKIMAWFAAGEGRDYMPIVDLRLVRTDQIIKHTWRPLLENYTNVFDGIVEEPGNVPLSLDNLERLGLISEEEFAIDEGGEYPRLEQSEKILRLKETTALDEGWCFDITRNVYRLTRLGKRFVECCVA, encoded by the coding sequence ATGAACGATGAAACCACAAAGGAGCTCGCAAGGCAGACGTCCGGGGTCCTGGAAAAGGCCTACGACGACGCGCTCCACCCCTCCGCGGTGTCCATCGGAGATACCGCCAGCCTGATTCCCAGGACCGTCGGGGTGCTGCTCGGCCGCTGGAAGGTGTGGGTCGTCAACGGCGAGAGGAGCATCGACCTAGCCATCAGCCAGGTCGCAGAGAGGCTGGAGGGAGTGCCGGAGGAGCGCCTCTGCGAGCCCGCCCCAAACGTCGTGGTGCCGGCAATCCAGCAGCTCTCCTACTCCTATGACAGCGCGGAGCTGCGCAGGCTCTACGTCAACCTGCTCGCGGCCTCGATGGACCGGGAGAGGCGCGGCGGCGCCCACCCGAGCTTTGTGAACCTGATCGGCCAGATGACGCCCGACGAGGCAAAGATCATGGCGTGGTTTGCCGCCGGCGAAGGCCGCGACTACATGCCCATCGTTGACCTGCGGCTGGTCAGGACCGACCAGATCATCAAGCACACGTGGCGTCCGCTCCTGGAGAACTATACAAACGTGTTCGACGGAATCGTCGAGGAGCCCGGAAACGTCCCCCTCTCCCTCGACAACCTGGAGCGTCTGGGGCTTATAAGCGAGGAGGAGTTTGCGATAGACGAGGGCGGCGAATATCCCAGACTGGAGCAGAGCGAGAAGATACTGCGACTGAAGGAGACAACCGCGCTGGACGAGGGCTGGTGCTTTGACATCACGCGCAACGTCTACCGCCTCACCCGCCTAGGCAAGCGGTTCGTTGAGTGCTGCGTTGCGTGA